A region of Vitis vinifera cultivar Pinot Noir 40024 chromosome 13, ASM3070453v1 DNA encodes the following proteins:
- the LOC132254842 gene encoding uncharacterized protein LOC132254842, with protein sequence MDNESETQVDSSASGRRDPGWKYGRLVNEKDLNTIICIFCDKVTKGGIYRHKQHLVGGYRNAKKCRKCPEHVKEEMEEYMTSKKNQKEQMNMGSEYVNEDLFGLEDEDIGEEINSRTNITNISSGGSNRGGSGGRTFSSKKPRQKGPMDHFFTPNAEMVVQNQRSGKMNQTTINDAYKKEARERACTLITRWMYEAAIPFNAVTYPSFQPMIEAIGQYGVGMKGPTFHEVRVTNLKKELALTKDLMKDHMVEWGKNGCSLMSDGWTDRKERTLVNFLVNCSKGTMFMQSIDASSMIKTGEKMFELLDKWVEQVGEENVIQVITDNHSSYVMAGRLLELKRPHLYWTPCAAHCLDLMLEDIGKLPNIKRTLERAISLNGYIYNRSGLLNMMRRFTGQRELLRPAKTRFATAFITLSRLHEQKNNLRKMFTSSDWSDSKWAKEQKGKTIANIVLMPSFWNTIVFCLKVSGPLVHVLRLVDGEKKAPMGYIYEAMNRAKDAIVRSFNGNEEKYKEIFNIIDKRWEIQLHRPLHAAGYFLNPEFFYDKPEIEHDAEIMSDLYKCILRLTRDPAKQEKVVAEVSLFTNAQGLFGNELAVRTRKTRAPAEWWAAYGASAPNLQKFAMKVLNLTCSASGCERNWSIFENIHSKRRNRLDHQRLNDLVYIKYNRALKRRYNERNTIDPISLKDIDDSNEWLIGRMEDEDSHGGAQDDFVFDDDNLTWGDVARAAGAEEARFDTRARARASSSIIPPTRGIASSSRTLPSYSLIDEDEDEDGDMVDSADEEDGEGYKCGDGNDDDDDFVDLEEE encoded by the exons ATGGATAATGAGAGTGAGACTCAAGTGGACTCTAGTGCAAGTGGAAGAAGAGATCCGGGGTGGAAATATGGTCGTTTggttaatgaaaaagatttgaacACCATCATATGCATTTTTTGTGATAAAGTAACCAAAGGAGGCATCTATAGACACAAACAACATCTTGTTGGTGGatatagaaatgctaaaaagtgtAGAAAATGTCCGGAACATGTTaaagaagaaatggaagagtatatgacttccaagaaaaatcaaaaagagcaaatgaatatggggagcgaatatgttaatgaagatttgtttggtttggaagatGAAGATATTGGTGAGGAGATTAATAGTAGAACGAATATCACCAACATTTCTAGTGGAGGTAGTAACCGAGGAGGAAGTGGTGGTAGGacgttttcttcaaaaaaaccaagacaaaaaggtcCTATGGATCATTTTTTCACTCCTAATGCAGAGATGGTTGTTCAAAATCAAAGGAGTGGAAAGATGAATCAAACTACCATCAATGATGCCTACAAAAAGGAAGCAAGAGAAAGAGCTTGCACGCTTATCACAAGATGGATGTATGAGGCCGCTATTCCATTTAATGCAGTCACATATCCGAGTTTCCAACCAATGATTGAGGCTATTGGCCAATATGGTGTGGGTATGAAGGGACCAACTTTTCATGAGGTAAGAGTTACTAACCTTAAGAAAGAATTGGCTCTcacaaaagatttgatgaaagatCATATGGTGGAATGGGGGAAAAATGGATGTTCACTTATGTCGGATGGATGGACCGATAGGAAAGAGAGAACTTTGGtgaactttttggttaattgttcaaagggaaccatgttcatgcaatccattgatgcttcttcaatgattaagacgggagaaaagatgtttgagttaCTTGACAAATGGGTAGAGCAAGTTGGTGAAGAGAATGTTATTCAAGTTATAACAGATAATCACTCAAGTTATGTGATggcag GGAGGTTGTTAGAATTAAAGCGTCCACATTTGTATTGGACACCATGTGCTGCACATTGCCTTGACTTGATGTTGgaagatattggaaagctaCCAAACATCAAGAGGACATTGGAGAGGGCTATATCACTAAATGGGTATATTTATAATCGCTCAGGGCTACTCAACATGATGAGGCGGTTTACTGGACAAAGGGAATTGCTTAGACCTGCTAAGACTCGGTTTGCAACTGCTTTCATCACATTATCGCGAttgcatgaacaaaaaaacaatttgaggaAGATGTTTACAAGCTCAGATTGGTCAGATAGTAAATGGGCAAAAGAGCAGAAGGGGAAAACTATAGCCAACATAGTTCTAATGCCTTCATTTTGGAACACTATTGTGTTTTGCTTAAAGGTTTCGGGTCCCCTAGTTCATGTGCTTCGTTtggttgatggtgaaaaaaaagcTCCTATGGGATACATCTATGAGGCCATGAATAGAGCTAAGGATGCAATTGTGagaagttttaatggaaatgaagagaagtacaaagaaatcttcaaCATCATTGATAAGAGGTGGGAGATTCAGCTTCATCGGCCTTTGCATGCAGCAGGGTACTTTTTGAACCCGGAATTCTTCTATGATAAGCCAGAAATAGAGCATGATGCCGAGATTATGAGTGATTTGTATAAATGCATCTTAAGGCTAACAAGAGACCCTGCTAAGCAAGAAAAAGTTGTGGCCGAAGTGAGTTTGTTCACAAATGCCCAAGGACTATTCGGGAATGAGTTAGCTGTTAGGACAAGAAAGACTAGAGCACCAG CTGAATGGTGGGCTGCATATGGAGCTTCAGCTCCAAATTTGCAAAAGTTTGCAATGAAAGTCCTCAACTTAACATGCAGTGCATCAGGTTGTGAACGGAATTGGAGCATCTTTGAGAAT ATTCATAGCAAGAGGAGAAATAGGTTAGATCATCAACGCTTGAATGATTTGGTGTACATCAAGTATAATCGAGCCTTGAAGAGAAGATACAATGAACGTAACACCATTGACccaatttccttgaaagatatagatgatagcaatgaatggttgatagggagaatggaagatgaggattctcatggaggtgcacaagatgattttgtatttgatgatgacaaTTTGACATGGGGTGATGTTGCTAGAGCTGCTGGAGCTGAGGAGGCCAGGTTTGATACTAGAGCTAGAGCTAGAGCAAGCTCAAGCATAATACCACCAACAAGGGGGATAGCTTCAAGTTCTAGAACTTTGCCTTCTTATTCACtaatagatgaagatgaagatgaagatggagacATGGTTGATTCAGCagatgaagaagatggggaAGGCTACAAATGTGgtgatggaaatgatgatgatgatgattttgttgatttagaggaggagtga
- the LOC100253216 gene encoding two-component response regulator ORR9, with amino-acid sequence MGMATEAQFHVLAVDDSIIDRKLIEKLLKTSSYQVTAVDSGSKALEFLGLQEAEQRNLSPPSLCPSQEMEVNLIITDYCMPGMTGYDLLRKIKESTSLKDIPVVIMSSENIPSRINRCLEEGAEDFFLKPVQLSDVNKLRPHLLKGKAREEEEEEEEEEEEEEEEEEEEEEEEEEEEEEEEEEEEEEEEEEELSSNKRKNVEESLSHDRTRARFNGLEVV; translated from the exons ATGGGTATGGCCACAGAAGCTCAGTTCCATGTTCTAGCTGTTGATGACAGCATCATAGATAGAAAGCTGATTGAGAAGCTCCTCAAAACCTCTTCTTATCAAG TTACTGCTGTGGATTCTGGGAGTAAGGCCCTGGAATTTCTGGGTTTGCAAGAGGCTGAGCAGAGAAATCTAAGCCCTCCCTCTCTTTGTCCAAGCCAG GAAATGGAAGTGAATTTGATCATTACAGACTATTGTATGCCTGGGATGACTGGCTATGATCTCCTCAGAAAGATTAAG GAGTCTACATCTCTGAAAGACATACCAGTTGTGATCATGTCCTCTGAGAACATCCCTTCAAGGATTAACAG ATGTTTGGAAGAAGGAGCAGAAGATTTCTTCCTGAAACCTGTTCAATTATCAGATGTGAACAAGCTTAGACCCCATCTACTGAAGGGAAAAGCtagggaggaggaggaggaggaggaggaggaggaggaggaggaggaagaagaagaagaagaggaagaagaagaagaggaagaagaagaagaggaagaagaagaagaagaagaagaagaagaagaagaagaagaattgagCAGTAACAAGAGAAAGAATGTGGAAGAGAGCCTCTCTCATGATAGAACAAGAGCCAGATTTAATGGCTTGGAAGTGGTCTGA